The nucleotide sequence CGGGAGATGACGGCCCTCAACTCCTCCCGCAAGGCGACGGCCTCTTCGGGCGTGAGCCGCAAGGCCCAGTCGCTCATGTCGACGGTGTCCCGCCATGCGTGGGGCATCGTCTGCAGCTCGTTCAGCGTCTGCTGAGTGCGCAAGGTGTAAGTGGTGACGACGGATTGCAGGAAGGCCAAGGTGGCCTCGGGCTCTCGAACAAGCAGCTCCCGGTCGTTGAGCTCCGTCATCTGATGTACGGAACGCCACCAGCGCTCTCGCGCGTTGCCGCGCTCAGCGTCCTCCTCGACGAAACCAGCCGCCCCGAGCTGGCGCAGGTGATAGCTGGCCGTCCCGGAATTCACACCCAGCCGCTCCGCGAGGCGGGTAGCTGTCGATGGGCCGTACTTCCGCAGCAGCCCAACCAACTGCACTCGCACCGGATGCGCCATGGCACGCAGCCCCTTGGCATCCAGGACAACGGAGTTCTCTTCAACGTTCGGGCCTTCTGGCCTCTTCCTCGCGTCGCTCACACCCCACAGGTTAAACCGCAAAGAGTTCTTTGCGAAGAGCTCTTTGCGAAGAACTCTTTGCGGTTTGCTTCGCGTGAGGGATCCCGCCGCTCACCTATCGACCGTTTCGGGACGCTTGGTAGCGGAACGCCAAGGTCTTCTCGCCGACTGCGCTCACTGGGCTCGTATCTAACGTGCTTCGGTCGAAACATAGGCATTTCTGTACCTTCATCTGTTTTCGCCACAGTGACTTGCCCGGCTCCAAACCAAAGGCCTTCGTCAGCGTTGCCGTCATCGACGCCGACCACCTCACGGAGGTTCTGGCGGGCAGCACCCGGCATCAGGTCGTGACGGTCACTCGCGTGCGACCTGCGAAGACAGACCTAGACTCAAACATGTGAGCGATATCCTGTCGGAGTCGGTGGAGGCGCGGCCGTGGCGTCCGGAGGTCGGCCTCACCCGTGGTGTGGTCGTGGCCGCCGGGAGGCAGGCCGACGTCCTGGGTGTGGTCGCGGGGTGCGTGGCGGTGGTCGCCGGTGCGGGCTCGGCAGGACTGGCCGGACGGCCGTACGGCGTATCAGGTGCTCATCGACTTCGACGGGTCGACGGCCGTCATGGCCCGTACTTACTGGTGGCCGCACCCGGGGCTCGTGGTGGCTCACCGCAGCTCGGTGCAGCCGTCGACCGGTCAGGGGTGGCAGGAACCATCGGTCACCTCTGCGCGGACTGCCGCGCGTCGTCCATTGCCTGGGCGAACTCCGCGTCACGGCGTCGGCGCTGGTAGATCGCCACGGTAGTGATCGCGGCGGCCTTCACCGTGGCGCCGGGCTTGCGCAACTCGTCGAGGAACCGGGCCACGCGTCCGGGGTGAGCCGTACCTGACGGGTGCTGCTGTAGGGGGCGGCAGCCTCGCTGACCGCTGTGCAGGCGTGCGCGTATGCCGGGTCTCTGCCCCGCCATGCTCTGACATGGCCGCTGCCCATGATCTGCTCAGCCAGGGTCGGGGATGCGCCCAGGGCGAGGAGTCGCAGGTACTCGGCGCGGGCAATGCGCGCGTGTTCGGCGTCCGCCTCCGGGGCGCGGCCCGCTAGCGCGATCACGAGACGGGTGTCCGTGCGGGCCGTCGCCCACACGGCGGCCACGTCGAGCCGCAGTTCGCCGGCCGCCTCGTCCAGCGGCCGGCCGTGCCGTAGCGCGGTGATCAGCCGGGCTGACTGCCTGGCGGTGAGTCGGGCGGGACTGGTCAGAACCCTACGAGCGACCGCAGTCGACCATGGGGCCCGGAGACGACGGTGCCCCGCCCGGTTCCCGTGTGGGGCGTCCGGCGGGGCACTGCCGTGTCCGGCAACCTTCAGTTCTGGTCCACCTGTTGTACGAGGTCGGACGGGTCGGTGTTGGCTCCGCAGAGGACCACGACGACCTTTTCGCCGCTGCCGGGCCGGTAGCTGTGGCCCGTCTGCCCGCCAGGCGTCGCCGTGTCCCACTGGGTGGTGTGCTGGTCCGGGCCGAGCAGGGCGGCCAGGGCGGTGGCGGCGCCGTGCTCGACGGCCACCCGGCGGTGGTCCCACAGTGCCTGGCGGGCGCGGACGATCTGGTGGTCCGTCAAGCCACGAAGTACTGCTGGAGTACTTGTGGCGTTCAGCCCGGACGGACGGACGGACCCTGGCCACCAGCACAGGTGGCTCCATCGGGCTGCGAAAGGTTGATCTGCCCGCCCCGGCCTCCGCGCTACGCACCATTTGCGAGGCCATCGACACCACACTCACCCCTCTGGAACAGTCCCGCTACCTCCACGACCAGTCCACTGAAACCGGCTGCCGGCCAGCCGCGCGATAGGACCTCACTGACGGGCGGGCAATGGGCCGACTGCAGGCAAGGCCGGAGCAGCGCGGTGGAAGCAGGCAGATGTCCCCGCTCCGGAACAGATCCTCGGGAAGGACATCGGCGTCCTGCGCGTGCTCTGAAGCGGCATCTGACTCCTACCTGGCGGTCCAAAGACCGAGGTCGTTGCTGTTGGAGTCGGCTGCTTGCCGCAGCGCGTCGGTGGAGCCGAGCAGGGAGTGCGGCAGATAGCCGGAGCGGACCCTCAGCTCCCACCCGTGGACCTGGACCGCGAGAGTGGCCAGCGCCAGCGCTCCCACCGGCAGAAGGGTCCGGGGGCAACGTCGGCTCCCATGCTCTCCCGGTAATCGATGAGCCGGGCCACGAGCGCCTGCTCGAAGGCATGCTGGTCGTCGTCGAGGAGTACGCGAAGAAGGCGCTGGTCCGCTGTCAGGGTGCCGGCTGCGTCCAGGTGCCGGGCGGTCTCGGCGCGCTCGGCAGCATCCGGCTTGCGCAGGGGCACGGTGGGCCAGTCGCGGGGCAGATGCCCGTCTGTGTCCGTCAGGTAGCAGCACAGCGCGTCCATTGCCGCAACGTCGGCCGGATCCGACACCGAGTCCAAGTCCGAGTACGGAACCCCCTTGCGGATGGTGGGCGCGAAGTCGCCCCGCAGCATCAGGCCGATCACCCGCTGCCACTCCCACACCAGGCCGCTCACCACGCACATCTCAAAGGTGTCGATCCATGTTGCGGCCGTGGGGGCCTCTTTGGCGATGTAGCGGAACTCGAGGTCCTCGCTGCTGAGCCGTTGGCCGATGAGCGGGAAGAGGATCTCTTGGTCGCCGTTTGGGTAACAGCCGACGCTCAGGACCCCCAGGGAGGACTCCGCCGCGGTCCGCAGTGCCGTACGCGACTCCTCATCCAGCGGTCGGTCCTCCAGGGTGCGTGCGGCGACGTGGTCGAGGAGCTCATCACGCATCTCCAGCATCTCCTTCAGAGAGCCGTCGCCGTAGCGCATCCAGTGCCACCGGCCGTGGATCCGCCCCTCGATGTCGTCGAGCGCCTGGGTCATATGGTCTCCGCCGACCTCATGACACATCACTTCCCGCACAGCAGCCGTCCTCTCATGATCTTCCGACCGGGCGCGGCACGCTATCAGCGGGCTCGGACATCGGCCCCGCTTTCGGCTGGAGCCACCGGCCTCGACGCGGGGCACCGAGCAAGACCGTGGAGTGAGAGTGAACCGCTCCGGGATCGGTGAACCGCTCCGGACTGCCCCGGAGCGGTTCGGTGGGCGGTGGCCGCATGCGTCAGCGCCACGGTTCGCCCCAGTCGACACCTTCGCGCAACTCTCGCTTGAGCAGCTTCCCGCCGGCGTTGCGTGGCAGCGGTTCACGACGCACCGAGACGTACTGCGGCACCTTGTAGTCGGCGATCCGCTCGGCCACCCCGCTGATCACTGCCGCGACATCGAAGTCGTCACCGGCCAGGACTATCACCGCGCCGACCTTCTCTCCCATCACTTCGTCAGGGACTCCGATCACGGCGGCATCGAGTACGCCGGGAGTTTCGATGAGCGCCGCCTCGACCTCGACGCTGGAGACGTTCTCCCCTCCGCGATTGATCAGGTCCTTGACCCGGTCCACGATGCGCAATCGGCCGGCCGGGTCGACCGTGACCACGTCCCCGGTACGAAACCAGCCGTCGACAAGCGCGGGAGTGACCGCATCCCAGTAGCCCGTGAGCACATTCGGGCCACCGGACCAGCAGTTCCCCGTGGTCCGGTCCGTCGATCTGGTCCAGCGCGAGGTCGACGACCGGCACCGGGAATCCGATCGAATCGGCGTGCTCGGCGGCGTCGTGGTCGGGCAGTACGCTGATCAGCGAGGCGGTCTCGGTCATGCCGAAGCCGTTGAAAACCCGCGCCGAGGTGAACGTCTGCCGCAGGGCCTTCACCAGGCCGACCGCGATGGGCGCACCGCCGTATCCGATCAGCGTCACACCGCTCACGTCGGTGGGGTGCTCGGAGAGCCGTCGCAGCAGCAGGTTATAGACGGCGGGCACCGTCACCACGAAGGAGATCCGCTCCTCCGCCAGGGTCGCCAGCGCCCTGTCCAGGTTCAGCTCCGGGAGGATCACCGACGTCCCACCCAGGTAGGCGGCCGTGATCAGCTGGGAGTTGCAGCCTGTCACGTGGAACAGGGGAACCGAGATCAGCGTGCGCAGCCCGGCCCCGCCTTCGATGCCGAGTGTCCGCGTCATCGTCTCGGCGTTGCTGAGGAAGGCCCGGTGGGTCGTCGGCACCCCCTTGGGGTGGCCGGTCGTTCCGGATGTGTAGAAGATCGCGGCCACATCGTCGGCGGCCGCCGCGCCCTGCGCGAACGGTTCCCCATCCGGCAGGGCGATGCCGCAGCCGAGCACGACGTGGGCGCCCGAGTCGGCGACGACGTAATCGACCTCCTGCTCGGAGAACCGGGTGTTGATCGCCACCGGAATGGCGCCGGCCAGGATCGAGCCCCAGAATCCCAGGACCCATTCCACTCCGGCGGGCTGGCGCAGGGCGACCCGGTCTCCCGGCTTCACGCCCGCGGCGACCAGCCCACCGGCCACCCGAGAGGCACGCTCCAACAGCGTCACGTAGTCGAGTCGTGGTCCGTCGACTTCGACCACGGCCTCTACGCGCGGGGTGCGCGCAGCATGGGAGGTGATCACGTCCACCAAGGTCGCCGGCAGATCGTCGTACGTCCGCAGGCCGCTCGCGTCCCGGTGGGTGCCTTCGAGCCCGAACGGATTCTCGGCGGTCCTGCGCAGTTCTCGGATCGGGCTCATCAGACCTGCCTTTCTGACAGATGGCGGACCAGGTTGTGAACCAGCACGGTGGCCACGGTGGCTCAGTTCCTGACCTGGTGTCCGACAAAGGGGACGGTGCCCCGACGGATCAGCTCAGAGAGACACTTGATCCAGCGAAGTGCCGCGCGAGGTGTTCGGCTACGACGTCGGTCTGCTCCACGGCGACCGAGTGGCCGGCGCCCTCGACGGTCACCTCGGTGCCGCCGGTGGCGGCGGCGATGTTCACACCCGAAATCGGCTGGGGGTAGGCGTGGTCCTCGCTGCCGGCGATGGCCAGTACAGGCACTTGGCAGCCGGCGAGCTCCTCGACCATGCGGGAGCGGTGGATGACACCGTAGGCGCTGTCGCCGATCGTTGGCCCCAGTCGCGCCATGAACTCTCGCCATGGTGCGCACAGCTCGGGCCGCGTCGCGAGGCTGGTGTCACCGAACATGATGTGCATCAACGTGTCGACGATCTGCTCCGCCCCGTGGGCGGTCAAGTGGTCGGCCAGTGGGGCGAACTGCGCCAGTTGGTGTTCCTCCTCCGCCGACGCGCCGAGCGTGGTGACCGACAGCAGGAGGTCAGGACGGCGCGCGGCCAGCCGGAGGGCGATGAACCCGCCCAGCGAATTGCCCACGAAGTGGCACTTTCCCAGTCCGAGGTGCTCGATCAACGCCGCGGCGTCCTCGGTGAGGGTGTCCATGTCCAGTTCCCCGCGTGCGGCGGGGGCGCTGCCGCCCTGGTTGCGGTGGTCGTAGGCGATGACCCGGAAA is from Streptomyces sp. NBC_01314 and encodes:
- a CDS encoding ArsR/SmtB family transcription factor, whose protein sequence is MSDARKRPEGPNVEENSVVLDAKGLRAMAHPVRVQLVGLLRKYGPSTATRLAERLGVNSGTASYHLRQLGAAGFVEEDAERGNARERWWRSVHQMTELNDRELLVREPEATLAFLQSVVTTYTLRTQQTLNELQTMPHAWRDTVDMSDWALRLTPEEAVALREELRAVISRYRRDTPEAAASAPEGAERVGVITHLLPELDEPFPSEVQAGTESAAGTETS
- a CDS encoding class I adenylate-forming enzyme family protein, with protein sequence MSPIRELRRTAENPFGLEGTHRDASGLRTYDDLPATLVDVITSHAARTPRVEAVVEVDGPRLDYVTLLERASRVAGGLVAAGVKPGDRVALRQPAGVEWVLGFWGSILAGAIPVAINTRFSEQEVDYVVADSGAHVVLGCGIALPDGEPFAQGAAAADDVAAIFYTSGTTGHPKGVPTTHRAFLSNAETMTRTLGIEGGAGLRTLISVPLFHVTGCNSQLITAAYLGGTSVILPELNLDRALATLAEERISFVVTVPAVYNLLLRRLSEHPTDVSGVTLIGYGGAPIAVGLVKALRQTFTSARVFNGFGMTETASLISVLPDHDAAEHADSIGFPVPVVDLALDQIDGPDHGELLVRWPECAHGLLGCGHSRACRRLVSYRGRGHGRPGRPIAHRGPGQGPDQSRRGERLQRRGRGGAHRNSRRTRCRRDRSP
- a CDS encoding alpha/beta fold hydrolase, whose translation is MRSAAVNGTTLAYIDEGPREGTPIVFSHSLFFDHSMFDGHLAHFTREGFRVIAYDHRNQGGSAPAARGELDMDTLTEDAAALIEHLGLGKCHFVGNSLGGFIALRLAARRPDLLLSVTTLGASAEEEHQLAQFAPLADHLTAHGAEQIVDTLMHIMFGDTSLATRPELCAPWREFMARLGPTIGDSAYGVIHRSRMVEELAGCQVPVLAIAGSEDHAYPQPISGVNIAAATGGTEVTVEGAGHSVAVEQTDVVAEHLARHFAGSSVSLS